CGatataaaatatttacaagtacGACTAGGAGCATAAATGCCGAGAGCCTAACTCGTGTTCCACCATTTTCAAGCTAACATACTGACACTTCAAACTAAAATGATGCTTCCTCTTTGCAAGTTCATTCCGAGCACAACGATACGCTAGTTCCTCGACATTCTACTAACCTCAGAGCGAGACAACTTAAAACTGTTACGCAAAGACTAAAGATCATTTACACTTCTAGGGTTTCATGACTAACTAACCAAGTGACTAACTTGGATTCTATCACAACAATCAACCTACAATAACACTTAATAGTTCAATAAAAATGATCATGGAAACAATCGTGTTGGGTAGCCTCATTAAGCAAAAGATATTCCTTTTATAAAGGAATTCTTAAACATATCTAATttcaatagaaaaaaattaattagagAATGAGTTTATTAGGCAAGGCATTATCCTAAAGTGCCCCATTTATATGTGCGTTAATGTTGGTGGTTGATAGTTCGGATGGAGGGATAATATGAACGTGTTTGTGCTTCTGCAAGCTTTCACATTTCGTCACAACTTTTAAAAAGAGCATGGAGAGGTCTTTCTTAGCATGGGGGAGTTTTTCAAGATTTGTTTTCATGAGATTCCAATAAGAATAAGGAGGATACATCAAACATTCAATACATATGATTATTTGCAATACATATTTGCACTTCTTCCTAGATACACAATGATTAAATATTGACAATTTTTTCTTAGAAAATGAAAATCTTGACAAATGAGTATATCTCATATTTATGCCATCTTGAATTGGTTCTTAATTTACAAAGGTAAATTAGATATCCATCTACTAAACATGACAAAGCATTGCTCAGGAGTGTACTCAGGTGCTGTATGACCTGAACCCTGTAATTAATTAAACCAAAATTGATATAAGAAATTTACGCATTCCAATCAGTTACACTTAACTATTTAACCAAATTAAGTGTTTCAAGtatttgttatttaatttgtaattttttacctTCACGGTTGCAAATGTCATTCGATTTGAATAAGTCCTTGTGTATCTGTTAGACAGAAAAATAATTGATTAAGATCAAATGAATTAGTTTGATGGCATTATGATACAATTGGAATCAAGCTAACCAATAAATTGGTCGCTTTTTAGTTCGACCAGTTGAATCGGCAAATTTAATCAGTCTTTTAAAACATTGATATGAAGTTTCATGCTTACCCTCCAACTTGGTCATTTACAAACCATGGCCTCCAATCATCCACAATGGAGTAGTTTAGATTTCTTATCCAAGCTTGAGTAGATGTAAAAGGAACAACTAAATCATGATCCCCGCTGCCAACAATACATCGATTGTCAAAACAAATGTTGATGTTATAAACATATTCATAATAAATCATGACTGTGTTGAAATATCAATCATTAGCCTTTTTATCAACAATCGAGATTATTTACTTCAACTAAAGAGAAAATCTTTACTTGTATATCAAAGAGCGGTATCCTTTCTTGCTTAGGTTTACATGAAACTCAAAGCTACCATGGATATCTTCCTCAAAATCCGTAGTGTAACAGCGTTCCCATTTCCCTATGGTTCCCTGCAAAGCTCAAAGTTATGGTCATTAATATGATATTGATAACAACCACTAGTTTGATGAGTCTTCTTCAATGCATTCAACTTAATGAGATTATAGAGTTATCAGATCAAACCTCTCGAATATGAAGTGCCTTACGAACATTATGATCATTGGCCCATTTAGTTGCTAGGTAAAAACTATAAATCTACAAAAATGCAAACTAACATCAAATTTGAAACATTGTGAACATAATAGTGTGAATAGACaagttatgcaaataattacTTGGCAACTTAATTCGGGCACTTTGAGATGAGAACTAAGAGGTTTCTTCAACTCTTGAGTCAAAGATCTCCTCCATAGACGCGAGTCATCTTTGCAATAGCGATCCAAAATGTAGAACGCATTAATTCCCGAAAGACACTGAAGATAGTTTATAAATATGGTAAACGAATTCGGTTGAAGGGGTTCCCTCTACCTAACTCCAAGTATttgatttaataaataaattgtaaaataaataattttttatattctaAAGTTGTTACTTTATAAATATCAACTTCTTTCCATTAATACATAAACATGAATAAATGTTTCCGTCATATGATTGAACTCTAAACCTGCAATTTACATCATTTTAATTCAACTAGCACATAATCGTTAAGTTACCTCATACCccataaaataaatagttttaatGAAGGATAAATTACTTACCTCGTCAAAGGATTCGAGATCTCTTAAACATAACTCGTTTTCAGAATCTACATCAATATATTCTCCTTTACAATTTCTCTCCAGTGACTGTTGTCAAAAGATAGGGATAAACAATTAAACATTAAATCGTCCTTTAAACTCAAATACAAACACATTATCATTGTAGTCATGTGATAAATACAATGTATGTAGCTTTATTAAATAAGACTTAAATGTATTTTTGGCCCTCGAATTTTTTATGAAACATTAATTTAGTCTCTTGATTCGAAGTTTGGGATTTTACCTTCGATTTCACATATTCGCTTCAGCCGAAACCGTGGTTTTTAGCCTTAAACATTATGAATTTTGGTCCTAAAATTGGTGAGCTTTCTGCCCAATTTTAAATACGGagagaaaatagaaaaaatatatatctctTATGGAGCCAAAATAATCACCTTGGAGCAAAAAATATGAGTAGTTACAAAATTACTACAATGTGGAAATTTGGGGGACAAAACCCCAAATTTGAAAAGGAGACTATAacctaatttcaaataaaataggtTCAAAAGTAAATCTAAGCCTAATAATATTACCGCATAGAGTTCATTAGAAATGAGTCCCATTCCATGAGCATAtggaatgtgataattgatttctTCGAAAGTTGTCATGGGATTTCCTAGTAGATATCCctgaaaattttagaaaaatagtttAGGATTCTTAGTGTATATAACAAGGGATGTGGTAGCAAACTAACAAACGTATTTGGGATTTTAGAAATCACT
This genomic stretch from Vicia villosa cultivar HV-30 ecotype Madison, WI unplaced genomic scaffold, Vvil1.0 ctg.003107F_1_1, whole genome shotgun sequence harbors:
- the LOC131640411 gene encoding serine carboxypeptidase-like 11 isoform X1 codes for the protein MLAKMNMLILSCHSFQILFALGVLFMLTHIEASSSSKVDHLPGFQGPLPFELETGYVGLGETDDDMQVFYYFIKSENNPKKDPLMLWLTGGPGCSSFSGLVDQIGPFAFEKKEYDGSVPSLVSRPQSWTKLSSIIFVDLPFGTGFSYAKNVTAHRSDWKLVHHVHQFLRKWLIDHSEFLSNEFYMGADSYSGIPVPAIVQEISNGNEKGLKPLINLQGYLLGNPMTTFEEINYHIPYAHGMGLISNELYASLERNCKGEYIDVDSENELCLRDLESFDECLSGINAFYILDRYCKDDSRLWRRSLTQELKKPLSSHLKVPELSCQIYSFYLATKWANDHNVRKALHIREGTIGKWERCYTTDFEEDIHGSFEFHVNLSKKGYRSLIYNGDHDLVVPFTSTQAWIRNLNYSIVDDWRPWFVNDQVGGYTRTYSNRMTFATVKGSGHTAPEYTPEQCFVMFSRWISNLPL